In Ignavibacteria bacterium, a single window of DNA contains:
- the nuoE gene encoding NADH-quinone oxidoreductase subunit NuoE: MHKHIFKKYPANEKSNLIALLQEVQEVYGYLPEGALQEVSDFVGFPLSRVYGVATFYNQFRLTPLGENVIRVCRGTACHVCNSANILFTLETSLNIKAGQTTRDKKFTLETVACIGACSIAPVITVNDEYYGKITVKEIPGILKKFNVQKPATTVKKEGVK; this comes from the coding sequence ATGCACAAACACATTTTTAAAAAGTACCCTGCAAACGAAAAGAGCAATCTAATAGCATTGCTACAAGAGGTGCAGGAGGTATACGGCTATCTACCAGAGGGCGCACTTCAGGAAGTATCTGATTTTGTAGGATTCCCTCTGAGCAGAGTTTACGGAGTTGCGACATTTTACAATCAGTTCAGATTAACACCTTTAGGCGAGAATGTAATAAGAGTATGCAGGGGAACTGCATGCCATGTATGCAATTCTGCAAATATATTATTTACGCTTGAAACGAGCCTAAACATAAAAGCGGGACAGACTACCCGCGACAAAAAGTTTACGCTTGAAACCGTAGCATGTATAGGTGCGTGCAGCATAGCGCCTGTAATAACGGTAAACGACGAATATTATGGAAAGATAACGGTTAAAGAGATTCCGGGTATATTGAAAAAATTCAACGTACAGAAACCGGCTACAACAGTGAAGAAGGAGGGTGTGAAATGA
- a CDS encoding response regulator, with the protein MALIAVIDDDLDIREASELVLTSKGHKVITATNPKDGFDIIMKNKPELIILDVMMDEPDDGFFLAQKIRKNNIKTPIIMYTSISKAIGLDFGAGELVPVDDFVEKPITPEVLIQKVESFLNKK; encoded by the coding sequence ATGGCACTCATAGCAGTAATCGATGATGACTTGGATATCAGAGAGGCGAGTGAATTAGTTCTCACTTCTAAAGGCCATAAAGTCATCACCGCAACAAATCCTAAAGACGGTTTCGATATTATTATGAAAAATAAACCGGAACTGATTATTCTCGATGTTATGATGGATGAACCCGACGACGGCTTCTTCCTTGCTCAGAAAATACGCAAGAATAACATCAAGACACCTATTATTATGTACACCTCTATTTCAAAAGCAATCGGTCTCGATTTCGGTGCTGGTGAACTCGTACCTGTCGATGACTTCGTTGAAAAACCGATTACTCCTGAAGTATTAATCCAGAAAGTCGAATCATTTTTAAACAAAAAGTAG
- the nuoE gene encoding NADH-quinone oxidoreductase subunit NuoE — translation MLVLEKNSITEELEALVNKHGAKRASLMPILQEVQAKHRYIPDFAQQEIARLLDIHPVEVFSVISFYSFLHSEPQGRNIVRLCRTIVCDMAGKEEVEKAVLRELKIKVGGTTKDNRITFEHTNCLGMCDQGPAMMVNDKIYTKLTPEKAVDILKKVN, via the coding sequence ATGCTGGTATTAGAAAAGAATTCAATTACTGAAGAGCTTGAAGCACTCGTTAATAAGCACGGAGCAAAAAGGGCTTCGTTGATGCCCATCCTGCAGGAGGTTCAGGCTAAACATAGATACATTCCCGATTTTGCTCAGCAGGAAATTGCTCGGCTACTCGATATTCATCCTGTCGAAGTTTTTAGCGTTATTTCTTTCTACTCTTTCTTGCATAGCGAACCGCAGGGTAGAAATATCGTTAGACTCTGCAGGACTATCGTTTGCGATATGGCTGGTAAAGAAGAAGTTGAAAAAGCTGTCTTGCGTGAACTTAAAATTAAAGTCGGCGGTACAACTAAAGATAATAGAATAACTTTTGAACATACTAACTGCCTCGGTATGTGTGACCAGGGTCCTGCAATGATGGTCAATGATAAAATCTATACTAAACTTACACCCGAAAAAGCAGTCGATATTCTTAAAAAAGTTAACTGA